From Musa acuminata AAA Group cultivar baxijiao chromosome BXJ3-8, Cavendish_Baxijiao_AAA, whole genome shotgun sequence, one genomic window encodes:
- the LOC103994746 gene encoding probable glycosyltransferase At5g03795 gives MDSSPPCFRGYGTRFVLPCVFVPLVLVSLLLLSVDSNGPTPWFSSFSFSLPLHGGGDAHKEKDLESQRGFGAQVSFDRSGHASDVSVPPVAAPSPVQGPAVLLFEHNTTEDAIPLPRGRGKRYTKLQRLELGLGRARAAIKKAFRNAGNRTALPDKDYVPQGPLYRNAYAFHRSYLEMEKLFKVYVYEEGEPPLFHDGPCRSIYSSEGRFINSMEMDSRYRTRNPDLAHVFFLPFSVAKMVKFIYKPESFDISPIKKTIADYIDVVAERYPYWNRSLGADHFMLSCHDWGPHSSKAVPNLYGNSIRVLCNANTSEGFDPSKDVSLPEINIKTDVMADMMGGPSASHRPILAFFAGGDHGPVRPLLLEAWKDKDPDVQVHEYLPKGVSYYDKMRKSKYCLCPSGYEVASPRIVEAIYLGCVPVTINDHYVLPFSDVLDWKAFSVQISVEDIPNIKKILMGISPTQYIRLQRRGAMVQRHFVVNSPPRRFDVFHMILHSIWLRRLNIRMHRPQVSD, from the exons ATGGATTCATCTCCTCCATGCTTCCGTGGTTACGGGACAAGGTTTGTGTTGCCGTGCGTGTTCGTTCCTTTGGTCTTGGTGTCCTTGCTGCTCCTCTCTGTTGATTCCAACGGCCCCACCCCCTggttctcttccttctccttttccCTTCCTCTTCATGGTGGCGGTGATGCACACAAAGAAAAGGATTTGGAGTCTCAGAGAGGTTTCGGAGCACAGGTTTCCTTCGATCGCTCCGGTCATGCTTCTGATGTATCTGTTCCTCCCGTGGCGGCTCCGAGCCCGGTGCAGGGGCCT GCAGTATTACTCTTCGAACACAACACCACCGAGGATGCGATACCATTGCCAAGAGGGCGGGGAAAAAGATACACGAAATTACAGAGACTTGAACTCGGCCTGGGCAGAGCTCGAGCAGCTATCAAGAAAGCATTTCGGAACGCCGGTAATAGAACGGCATTACCCGACAAAGATTATGTTCCGCAAGGGCCATTATACAGGAATGCTTATGCTTTTCACAG GAGTTATTTGGAAATGGAGAAGCTGTTCAAGGTGTATGTGTATGAAGAAGGTGAGCCGCCACTCTTCCATGATGGCCCCTGCAGGAGCATATACTCTTCGGAGGGAAGGTTCATCAACAGCATGGAAATGGACTCCCGGTATCGGACTAGGAACCCTGATCTTGCTCATGTCTTCTTTCTGCCGTTCAGCGTCGCCAAGATGGTTAAATTCATATACAAGCCCGAGTCCTTCGATATCTCCCCGATCAAAAAGACCATTGCTGATTACATCGATGTCGTTGCCGAAAGATATCCATACTGGAACAGGAGCCTGGGTGCAGATCATTTCATGCTTTCCTGCCATGATTGG GGGCCTCATTCCTCCAAAGCCGTGCCTAATCTTTACGGCAACTCCATTCGAGTCTTGTGCAATGCAAACACGTCCGAAGGCTTCGATCCTTCCAAGGACGTATCGCTGCCAGAGATCAACATCAAGACCGACGTCATGGCCGACATGATGGGAGGGCCATCCGCCTCGCACCGCCCCATCCTCGCGTTCTTCGCCGGTGGAGATCATGGCCCTGTCCGGCCGCTGCTTCTGGAGGCGTGGAAGGACAAAGACCCCGATGTCCAAGTCCACGAGTACCTCCCCAAGGGAGTGTCCTACTACGACAAGATGAGGAAGAGCAAGTACTGCTTGTGCCCGAGCGGGTACGAGGTGGCGAGCCCGAGAATCGTGGAGGCCATCTACCTCGGCTGTGTGCCGGTCACCATCAACGACCACTACGTGCTGCCGTTCAGTGATGTTCTCGACTGGAAGGCCTTCTCGGTGCAGATCTCGGTGGAGGACATCCCAAACATCAAGAAGATCCTGATGGGCATCTCTCCGACGCAGTACATCAGGTTGCAGAGGAGAGGGGCGATGGTGCAGAGGCATTTCGTGGTGAACAGCCCTCCCAGGAGGTTTGACGTGTTCCATATGATCCTTCACTCCATATGGCTTCGAAGGCTCAACATCCGCATGCATCGTCCCCAGGTCTCTGATTGA
- the LOC135645464 gene encoding agmatine hydroxycinnamoyltransferase 1-like yields MLEDGKSMKVRVERSKIVKPLHKGEPTSTCLRVPLSVFDKITYDTHMAVIYAFRPPTPSNTDIEKGLATVLSEYREWAGRLGEDARGEPVVLLNDAGAQVFQASSDAPLDVAGLLKPSPALLTLHPGIQGVEELVQVQLTRFACGSLVVGFTAHHLVADGHAASKFLVAWGAATRGLPIHPIPFRGRSALFVPREPPRVEFQHRGAEFTTKKMFNAKDDPLKDDIVVHKAHFTKPFLTALKAKASLGSKRQYSTFESLVAHLWRVISKARGLDERTTSDVRISVDGRRRLSPPVPDEYLGNLVLWAFPRAQVGELINSPLQHAAALIHEGIERVDDRYFRSFIDFAKSAAVELEGLVTTADMNEWVVSPNLEVHSWLRFPFYDVNFGGGTPFCFMPTYSPVEGMLVLLPSTVGDGSIEVYVPLFNHNLATFKHLCCLLD; encoded by the coding sequence ATGCTGGAAGATGGTAAAAGCATGAAGGTGAGAGTGGAGAGGTCAAAGATCGTCAAGCCTTTACACAAAGGTGAGCCGACTTCCACCTGTCTTCGTGTTCCCTTGAGCGTCTTCGACAAGATCACCTACGACACCCACATGGCCGTCATCTACGCCTTCCGGCCGCCCACCCCCTCGAACACCGACATCGAGAAGGGGCTGGCCACTGTGCTCTCCGAGTACCGGGAGTGGGCGGGGCGGCTCGGGGAGGACGCCCGAGGCGAACCTGTGGTCCTCCTTAACGACGCCGGTGCGCAGGTCTTCCAGGCGTCGTCGGACGCGCCGCTCGACGTGGCCGGACTTCTTAAGCCCTCGCCGGCTCTGCTGACCCTGCACCCGGGGATACAGGGGGTGGAGGAGCTAGTGCAGGTGCAGCTCACGAGGTTCGCCTGCGGAAGCCTAGTCGTGGGATTCACGGCGCACCACCTGGTGGCCGACGGCCACGCCGCCAGCAAATTCCTGGTCGCGTGGGGCGCCGCGACACGGGGCCTTCCTATCCACCCCATCCCCTTTCGCGGCCGCTCCGCCTTGTTCGTCCCTCGCGAACCACCTCGCGTCGAGTTCCAGCACCGGGGGGCGGAGTTCACCACCAAGAAGATGTTCAACGCCAAGGACGACCCCCTAAAGGACGACATCGTCGTCCACAAGGCGCACTTCACCAAGCCCTTCCTGACCGCTCTCAAGGCCAAGGCTTCGCTGGGGAGCAAGAGGCAGTACAGCACGTTCGAGAGCTTGGTAGCCCACTTATGGAGGGTCATCAGCAAGGCTCGCGGACTCGACGAGCGCACCACCAGCGACGTCCGCATCTCCGTCGACGGCCGCAGGAGGCTGAGCCCCCCCGTCCCGGACGAGTACTTGGGCAACCTGGTACTGTGGGCGTTCCCTCGCGCGCAGGTGGGGGAGCTCATCAACAGCCCATTACAGCACGCGGCAGCGCTCATTCACGAAGGCATCGAGAGGGTGGACGACCGGTACTTCAGGTCGTTCATCGACTTCGCGAAATCGGCGGCGGTGGAGTTGGAGGGTCTGGTGACGACGGCGGACATGAACGAGTGGGTGGTCAGCCCCAACTTGGAGGTGCACAGTTGGTTGAGATTTCCCTTCTATGACGTGAACTTTGGCGGTGGGACTCCTTTCTGCTTCATGCCGACCTACTCACCAGTGGAGGGGATGCTGGTCCTGCTTCCATCCACGGTTGGAGATGGAAGCATCGAAGTTTACGTGCCTCTCTTCAACCACAACTTGGCCACCTTCAAGCACCTCTGTTGTTTACTCGACTAA